In Garra rufa chromosome 15, GarRuf1.0, whole genome shotgun sequence, a single genomic region encodes these proteins:
- the slc20a1a gene encoding sodium-dependent phosphate transporter 1-A has translation MESTTLASLATVTMLTAASQTDMSGVLWLLILGFIIAFILAFSVGANDVANSFGTAVGSGVVTLRQACILATIFETVGAILLGAKVSETIRSGIIDVHMYNGSEAVLMAGSISAMFGSAVWQLVASFLKLPISGTHCIVGATIGFSMVARGHQGVKWLELLRIVASWFLSPLLSGIMSAILFYFVRKFILNKEDPVPNGLRALPVFYAVTMGINLFSIMFTGAPMLGFDRIPWWGTLLISLGCALLTAMVVWFIVCPQLKKKIKNQNIADTSGTQLIEKKPPSNGPVDHPAPPRSYSPVPQTPPPDSNKVAFDIGGSAETDLDNKDFDTKDLDCTHALNGNAGIAVPDLSGGQFHTIHKDSGIYKDLLHKLHLAKVGECMGEAGEKPIRRNNSYTSYTMAIYGIHGSMKDGEGSRTGLDGEKRRSRYDSYNSYCTAMADGEVAAGDEAMAVEMGDETVIEDPLEEEIDELEIDKPEVSTLFQFLQILTACFGSFAHGGNDVSNAIGPLVALWLIYDTASVAPSAPTPIWLLLYGGVGICTGLWIWGRRVIQTMGKDLTPITPSSGFSIELASAITVVVASNIGLPVSTTHCKVGSVVSVGWLRSRKAVDWRLFRNIFIAWFVTVPISGLISAAIMALFYFVILPLT, from the exons ATGGAATCCACTACACTAGCATCCCTAGCAACTGTTACAATGCTAACAGCGGCCTCACAGACAGACATGTCTGGTGTTCTCTGGCTGCTGATACTGGGCTTCATCATCGCTTTCATCCTGGCGTTCTCTGTGGGCGCCAACGATGTGGCCAATTCCTTTGGTACAGCAGTGGGTTCTGGAGTTGTGACCCTGCGCCAGGCCTGCATCCTGGCTACCATCTTTGAGACAGTGGGTGCCATACTTTTGGGGGCCAAAGTCAGTGAGACCATCCGTTCGGGTATCATCGATGTTCACATGTACAATGGCTCAGAGGCTGTGCTGATGGCTGGCTCCATCAGTGCCATGTTTG GATCTGCTGTTTGGCAACTCGTAGCTTCGTTCTTGAAACTTCCCATCTCTGGAACACACTGCATTGTGGGTGCCACAATCGGCTTTTCCATGGTTGCTAGAGGTCATCAGGGAGTCAAGTGGCTGGAATTGCTCCGCATTG TTGCGTCTTGGTTTCTTTCACCTCTTCTCTCAGGCATCATGTCTGCCATTCTCTTCTACTTTGTCCGCAAGTTCATCCTAAATAAG GAGGATCCAGTGCCAAATGGTTTAAGAGCATTACCAGTTTTCTATGCTGTTACCATGGGAATCAATCTGTTCTCCATCATGTTTACCGGAGCACCAA TGTTGGGATTCGACAGGATACCATGGTGGGGTACTCTGCTGATCTCACTGGGCTGTGCCCTGCTTACTGCAATGGTGGTCTGGTTCATTGTCTGTCCACAGTTAAAGAAGaagataaaaa ATCAGAATATTGCTGACACTAGTGGGACACAGTTAATTGAGAAGAAGCCACCCTCAAATGGACCAGTGGACCATCCTGCCCCACCTCGAAGCTACTCTCCTGTCCCACAAACACCCCCTCCTGACAGCAACAAAGTGGCCTTTGACATTGGAGGTTCAGCGGAAACTGACCTGGACAACAAAGATTTTGACACCAAAGATTTAGACTGCACTCATG CTTTAAATGGCAATGCTGGAATTGCTGTCCCAGATTTGAGTGGAGGCCAGTTTCACACCATACACAAAGATTCTGGAATCTACAAGGATCTACTGCACAAACTTCACCTGGCCAAGGTGGGCGAATGCATGGGAGAGGCTGGAGAAAAACCCATCCGCCGCAACAACAGTTATACTTCTTATACCATGGCCATCTACGGAATACACGGATCAATGAAGGATGGGGAGGGAAGCCGGACTGGACTGGATGGGGAGAAAAGGCGCTCTCGGTATGACAGCTATAACAGTTACTGTACTGCGATGGCTGATGGAGAAGTCGCTGCAGGAGATGAAGCTATGGCAGTGGAGATGGGGGATGAGACCGTCATAGAAGACCCTCTGGAAGAGGAAATAGATGAGCTGGAGATCGACAAGCCAGAGGTGTCCACACTCTTTCAGTTTCTGCAGATTCTAACCGCCTGCTTTGGATCGTTTGCACATGGTGGAAATGACGTCAG TAATGCGATTGGCCCTCTCGTTGCTCTCTGGCTGATTTATGATACCGCTTCTGTAGCACCCAGTGCTCCTACACCAATTTGGTTGctcctgtatggaggagtgggtaTCTGTACAGGTCTCTGGATTTGGGGTCGGCGGGTCATACAAACCATGGGCAAAGACCTGACTCCCATCACTCCCTCCAG CGGATTTAGCATTGAGCTCGCCTCTGCTATAACCGTGGTTGTCGCTTCCAACATCGGACTCCCAGTCAGCACCACTCATTGCAAG GTCGGATCAGTGGTGTCAGTTGGCTGGCTCCGCTCCAGGAAGGCCGTTGATTGGCGTTTGTTCCGGAATATCTTTATCGCTTGGTTTGTGACCGTGCCAATTTCTGGTCTGATCAGTGCTGCTATAATGGCACTCTTCTATTTTGTTATATTGCCTCTGACCTAA